In a genomic window of Nocardia fluminea:
- a CDS encoding PaaI family thioesterase: MSNLSDTGGRSSDPDLEEWVRSFRLLEPRSTELPPHHPNCLGCGPANPHGHFLTAQRCAGGVVAHHRFDRRHVGAPGIVHGGAVATVVDDLFGFLLYTVGELAVTRHLDLDYLAPVQLDTPYALHAELRSRDGRKLHLGARIEDAGGHLVVTATALFIVVDVKHFLQSPVSARRQA; encoded by the coding sequence ATGAGCAATCTATCGGACACGGGCGGCAGGTCGTCCGATCCCGACTTGGAGGAATGGGTGCGTTCGTTCCGACTTTTGGAACCTCGATCGACTGAGTTGCCTCCCCACCATCCCAACTGTCTCGGTTGTGGACCGGCCAACCCGCATGGGCATTTTCTGACGGCCCAGCGCTGCGCAGGCGGCGTGGTCGCTCACCACCGATTCGATCGACGTCATGTAGGAGCGCCCGGAATAGTGCACGGGGGCGCTGTGGCGACAGTAGTCGACGACCTATTCGGTTTCCTGCTATACACCGTCGGCGAACTCGCCGTGACGCGCCATCTCGACCTCGACTATCTTGCTCCGGTTCAGCTCGACACTCCCTACGCCCTGCACGCCGAACTACGGTCTCGAGATGGCCGGAAATTACATCTCGGGGCCAGAATCGAGGATGCAGGGGGACATTTGGTTGTCACGGCCACAGCACTGTTCATTGTGGTCGATGTCAAACATTTCTTGCAGTCGCCGGTGAGTGCAAGGAGACAGGCATGA
- a CDS encoding long-chain fatty acid--CoA ligase yields MQSTMMNVPLTTAAILRHGSSVHGSATVRTLQLDGSVKVATFSEIGRRSAQLANALRACGITGDERVATLMWNNQEHVEAYCAVPSMGAVLHTLNLRLASDQLVYIGNHAQDQVVIVDGSLVPMMASVLLQLTSVHTIVVTGEVDLTPLHREGLTVVDYEEFISAQPETFDWPDLDEQSAAAACYTSGTTGDPKGVAYSHRSTYLHSMAACAADGLSVSSDDRILPIVPMFHANAWGLVYAALMAGAGLLMPDRFLQAEPLVRLIDVHKATIAGAVPTIWNDVLDFLDSNPSYDISSLGLVACGGSAVPVHLMKAFEERYNVQVVQAWGMTETSPLAAVARPPASLDAQERWRLRATQGRPVAGVELRIVDDGGNELPHDGEAVGELQVRGPWITGSYIGEEDGGDKFQDGWLRTGDVGRIDERSFVTLTDRTKDVIKSGGEWISSVELELLLAGHPDVLEASVIGVPDEKWQERPLAVIVVRDGRQVTPAQLRDFLDGKVATWWLPERWSFTAEVPKTSVGKFDKKRLRTLHANGELTVVEI; encoded by the coding sequence ATGCAGAGCACGATGATGAACGTCCCGTTGACGACCGCGGCGATTCTGCGCCACGGCTCGAGTGTGCACGGCTCGGCGACCGTGCGGACTTTGCAACTTGACGGAAGCGTGAAGGTTGCTACGTTCTCCGAAATCGGACGGAGGTCCGCTCAGTTGGCCAACGCATTGCGGGCTTGCGGGATCACAGGCGATGAGCGCGTCGCGACCCTCATGTGGAACAACCAGGAGCACGTGGAGGCCTACTGCGCAGTGCCCTCGATGGGAGCGGTGCTGCATACCCTGAATCTACGGCTCGCCTCCGATCAGCTTGTTTACATCGGTAACCACGCTCAGGACCAAGTCGTGATTGTCGATGGAAGCCTAGTACCCATGATGGCCTCAGTGTTGCTGCAGCTCACTAGCGTGCATACCATCGTTGTCACCGGAGAGGTGGACCTTACCCCGCTGCACCGTGAGGGACTGACAGTCGTTGATTACGAGGAGTTCATCTCCGCCCAGCCCGAGACGTTCGACTGGCCAGACCTCGACGAGCAGTCTGCGGCCGCGGCCTGTTACACCTCTGGCACCACCGGCGACCCCAAAGGTGTCGCCTATAGCCACCGGTCGACTTACCTCCACTCGATGGCGGCCTGCGCCGCCGACGGACTGAGCGTGAGCAGCGATGACCGAATCCTCCCCATCGTCCCGATGTTCCACGCGAACGCCTGGGGGCTGGTCTACGCCGCACTCATGGCGGGTGCCGGCTTGCTCATGCCTGACCGGTTCCTACAGGCCGAGCCGCTCGTGCGGCTGATCGACGTCCACAAGGCAACCATCGCCGGGGCAGTCCCGACCATCTGGAACGACGTCTTGGACTTCCTGGATTCCAACCCCAGCTACGACATCTCGTCTCTAGGCCTGGTCGCTTGCGGTGGCTCAGCTGTACCCGTTCATCTGATGAAGGCCTTCGAAGAGAGGTACAACGTACAGGTTGTACAGGCGTGGGGAATGACCGAGACCTCGCCACTAGCGGCTGTCGCGCGTCCACCGGCGTCGCTCGACGCCCAGGAGCGGTGGCGTCTGCGAGCGACCCAAGGTCGTCCGGTTGCAGGAGTCGAGCTTAGGATCGTCGACGACGGAGGCAATGAGCTCCCGCACGACGGCGAAGCCGTCGGTGAGTTGCAAGTGCGCGGACCTTGGATTACCGGCTCGTACATCGGCGAAGAGGATGGCGGGGATAAGTTCCAGGACGGCTGGTTGCGCACCGGCGATGTCGGCCGGATCGACGAACGCAGCTTTGTCACGCTGACCGACCGCACCAAGGACGTGATCAAGTCCGGCGGGGAGTGGATCTCCTCGGTCGAGCTCGAACTTCTGCTCGCCGGTCACCCCGACGTGCTCGAGGCATCAGTAATCGGGGTCCCGGATGAGAAGTGGCAGGAACGCCCCCTCGCTGTGATCGTCGTACGCGACGGGCGGCAAGTAACACCTGCCCAACTGCGTGACTTCCTCGACGGCAAGGTCGCCACGTGGTGGCTGCCTGAGCGCTGGAGCTTCACCGCAGAGGTGCCCAAGACCTCGGTCGGCAAGTTCGATAAGAAGCGGTTGCGCACCCTGCATGCGAACGGCGAGCTGACCGTCGTCGAGATTTAG
- a CDS encoding BtrH N-terminal domain-containing protein yields MPRRTLVDDYPHKMGGHCGSGAMRDLLHWHGLGWDGPPDEGLVFALGGALGLSYLRSSDLVPPLYLVGRGADFEIDLPRRLGAQVQVLTTDDPREGWSWVLDELEAGRPSLVWGDIGELPYLRVQFQMSRHDIVVIGHDEAEGIAFVVDNDRAEVQKVPLDALARARSSKSFPQPTRHCTYRISWPSALPDVAEVAAEAFRQSAAGMRRPSQPGIVDLRTAASGAEGLAAAVQLAADIQTWADLPVDDLETLLFSLSAFIEKAGTGGGLFRRLLADGCADVARLTGDSATAQLAVAASRCAQAWTATARAGIRRDVDIRVRLAGVASAASQLPELELDLVASLEAASSSLTAVDR; encoded by the coding sequence ATGCCCCGCAGGACCCTGGTCGATGACTACCCGCACAAGATGGGGGGACACTGCGGTTCTGGCGCTATGCGGGATCTTCTGCATTGGCATGGACTGGGGTGGGATGGGCCGCCCGACGAAGGTCTGGTGTTCGCTCTCGGCGGCGCACTGGGGTTATCGTACCTCCGGTCAAGCGACCTCGTTCCACCGCTGTACCTGGTAGGACGAGGCGCCGACTTCGAAATTGATCTGCCCCGCCGACTCGGCGCGCAAGTCCAGGTTCTCACGACCGATGATCCCCGAGAGGGGTGGTCATGGGTTCTCGACGAGCTCGAAGCAGGCAGACCCAGCCTGGTATGGGGAGATATCGGTGAGTTGCCGTACCTCCGCGTCCAGTTCCAGATGAGTCGCCACGACATCGTCGTGATCGGTCACGACGAGGCCGAGGGGATCGCCTTTGTCGTAGACAATGACCGCGCCGAGGTGCAGAAAGTCCCGCTCGATGCACTGGCTCGGGCGCGGTCCTCGAAGTCTTTCCCGCAACCGACGCGCCACTGTACATACCGCATCAGCTGGCCGAGTGCGCTGCCGGACGTGGCGGAAGTAGCGGCGGAGGCATTTCGACAGTCCGCAGCCGGAATGCGCCGCCCATCGCAACCCGGGATCGTCGATCTCAGGACAGCGGCATCCGGTGCGGAGGGCTTGGCCGCGGCGGTGCAGCTGGCGGCCGACATTCAGACCTGGGCCGATCTTCCGGTGGACGACCTCGAGACTCTCCTGTTCAGCCTGAGCGCTTTCATTGAGAAGGCAGGTACTGGCGGCGGGCTGTTCCGCCGATTGCTAGCCGATGGCTGCGCAGATGTCGCTCGTCTGACCGGGGACTCCGCCACCGCTCAACTCGCCGTAGCGGCCAGCCGTTGTGCGCAGGCGTGGACCGCCACTGCGCGTGCCGGTATCCGCCGCGACGTTGATATACGAGTTCGCCTGGCCGGGGTGGCCTCGGCCGCTAGCCAACTGCCAGAGCTGGAGTTGGACCTGGTCGCGTCCCTGGAGGCTGCTTCCAGTTCGCTGACGGCTGTGGATCGCTGA
- a CDS encoding SDR family oxidoreductase gives MTTHRARTAAKTVAITGGARGIGYQTAKELIRRGHRVAIGDVDEKRAQEAATELGVKIVTHLDVTDPTSFRQFLELVEEELGPLDVLINNAGIMPTGHVHEEDDTVTRRQVEINVLGVVFGTKLALQRMLPRRAGHIINTASLAGELAVPGLATYCGTKFAVIGFTEAARHEYRTSGVELSTVRPTFTNTELVAGTAGAKGLRNAEPEEIARATADLIERPRPFVRVTRLAGVLVAAMKFVPGWLTARLGSALGTDSVFLDGVDTAARQAYLDRIRTH, from the coding sequence GTGACGACACACCGTGCCCGCACCGCCGCAAAGACCGTAGCTATCACCGGCGGGGCCCGCGGCATCGGCTACCAGACCGCGAAGGAGCTGATTCGACGAGGCCACCGCGTCGCCATCGGCGATGTCGATGAGAAGCGCGCTCAGGAGGCCGCCACCGAACTCGGCGTGAAGATCGTTACCCACCTCGACGTAACCGACCCCACTTCGTTTCGGCAATTTCTCGAGCTGGTCGAGGAAGAGCTCGGCCCCCTCGACGTGCTGATCAACAATGCGGGCATCATGCCCACTGGTCACGTACACGAGGAAGACGACACGGTGACCCGGAGGCAGGTCGAGATCAACGTCCTGGGAGTCGTCTTTGGGACCAAACTAGCCCTTCAGCGAATGCTGCCGCGGCGCGCTGGGCACATCATCAACACCGCGTCGCTGGCCGGCGAGCTCGCTGTGCCTGGACTGGCGACGTATTGCGGTACCAAATTCGCGGTCATCGGATTCACCGAGGCGGCACGGCACGAGTACCGCACGTCAGGCGTCGAGCTGTCCACCGTTAGGCCCACATTCACCAACACCGAGCTCGTCGCGGGAACCGCTGGTGCCAAGGGACTGCGCAATGCCGAGCCCGAGGAGATCGCGCGTGCGACAGCCGATCTTATCGAGCGCCCGCGTCCATTCGTACGCGTCACTCGCCTGGCCGGCGTATTGGTCGCGGCGATGAAGTTCGTCCCTGGCTGGCTGACCGCCAGGCTCGGATCCGCGCTGGGCACGGACTCGGTATTTCTCGACGGCGTCGACACAGCGGCCCGCCAGGCCTACCTGGACAGAATCCGGACCCACTGA
- a CDS encoding aldehyde dehydrogenase family protein: MSATIPAGVLDVRNPADGRLIATVAVDDRETVSLVAADLRDAQVGWAEAGPRQRAKWLHRWRDWILDHTDELTNLLQAETGKVRPDALVETTASCEFISYYADHAAKFLAGEQVRSSSLLTLSKRLTTTYHPFPVVGMIMPWNFPITLFLMDAAPALAAGCAVLAKSSEETPLTCARIIEGWHEIGAPAVLAHVVGDGDSGAAVVDAADFVQFTGSTATGRAVAIRCAEHLKPMSLELGGKDPAIVLEDADLARAVEGIAWGALFNAGQVCISVERVYVVSEVYDEFVARLTQRVRSLAHGAAGRDVGAMVTARQVDIADRHVSEAVVAGARVLAGGTRSAVGNYYAPTVLVGVDHTMACMTEETFGPTIPVMQVADENEAIRLANDSAYGLSATVWTRDHARAQRIALQLNAGAVNINDVFSNLFATTLPHSGWKASGIGARLGGAHGLRKYCRVQAVTEPRIPVLSRELTWYPYTPRRAAMAGRVLRAAAGRGLWQRLGLNKENSK; encoded by the coding sequence ATGAGCGCGACGATCCCAGCGGGCGTCTTGGACGTGCGCAACCCCGCCGACGGTCGGCTCATCGCAACCGTCGCTGTCGACGACCGCGAGACAGTAAGTCTCGTCGCTGCTGATCTTCGAGACGCTCAGGTCGGGTGGGCCGAAGCCGGCCCACGCCAACGCGCCAAATGGCTGCATCGCTGGCGGGACTGGATCCTTGATCACACCGACGAGCTCACCAACTTGTTGCAAGCCGAGACAGGCAAGGTGCGTCCCGACGCCCTGGTGGAGACGACAGCATCGTGCGAGTTCATCAGCTACTACGCCGACCATGCCGCGAAGTTTCTCGCCGGCGAGCAGGTCAGGTCCTCGAGCCTGCTGACCTTGTCGAAACGACTCACTACGACCTATCACCCCTTCCCGGTCGTCGGCATGATCATGCCGTGGAACTTCCCGATCACCCTCTTCCTCATGGACGCAGCGCCCGCGCTGGCAGCAGGCTGCGCGGTCCTGGCGAAGTCCTCGGAGGAGACGCCGCTGACGTGCGCGCGGATCATCGAGGGCTGGCACGAGATCGGCGCCCCCGCGGTTCTGGCGCACGTTGTAGGTGATGGCGATTCGGGCGCAGCCGTGGTCGATGCCGCTGACTTTGTACAGTTCACCGGCTCGACCGCCACCGGGCGTGCGGTCGCGATCCGCTGTGCCGAGCATTTGAAGCCGATGAGTCTGGAGCTTGGCGGCAAAGATCCGGCGATCGTGCTGGAGGACGCCGACCTTGCTCGTGCGGTGGAGGGAATCGCGTGGGGCGCTCTGTTCAACGCGGGACAGGTATGCATCTCTGTCGAGCGGGTGTATGTGGTATCTGAGGTTTACGACGAGTTCGTGGCGCGGCTGACCCAACGTGTGCGGTCCCTCGCCCATGGTGCGGCCGGTCGCGACGTGGGCGCAATGGTCACCGCGAGGCAGGTCGACATTGCCGATCGCCACGTCAGCGAGGCAGTGGTGGCAGGTGCGCGGGTTCTGGCTGGCGGAACTCGGAGTGCGGTCGGAAACTACTACGCTCCGACGGTCCTGGTCGGTGTCGACCACACGATGGCCTGCATGACCGAGGAGACCTTCGGTCCCACGATTCCGGTGATGCAGGTCGCGGATGAGAACGAGGCCATCCGCCTGGCCAACGACTCGGCGTACGGCTTGTCTGCGACGGTGTGGACCCGAGACCATGCTCGTGCTCAGCGCATCGCATTACAGCTAAACGCGGGAGCTGTCAACATAAATGATGTCTTCAGCAACCTGTTCGCCACCACACTGCCGCACAGTGGATGGAAGGCCTCGGGCATCGGTGCTCGGCTCGGCGGAGCTCACGGGCTACGCAAGTACTGCCGGGTACAGGCAGTGACAGAGCCACGGATCCCTGTCCTGTCGCGAGAACTCACCTGGTACCCGTACACCCCGCGGCGCGCGGCCATGGCCGGAAGAGTGTTGCGCGCGGCGGCCGGTCGCGGCCTATGGCAGCGCCTCGGCCTCAACAAGGAGAACAGCAAGTGA
- a CDS encoding transglutaminase domain-containing protein, which produces MKTDRMTFLAATDFLDIEHELVREFTATVIGDASTGREKAKRLFAAVRDRVWYDPYTVSDDPAHYRASFVLESGRAYCVPKAVLLTAVCRAAGIPAVLGFADVRNHLQTDALRALMGGTDLFVYHGYSLLNIDGRWLKATPAFNTELCARFGVPPVDFDGDRDALLHAFSADGAEHMEYVRERGVYDDLPLNAILAELRRTYGPLIFKRPQVIADAFTDTPAHRTHPDGIARDPHSPTEVR; this is translated from the coding sequence ATGAAAACGGACCGGATGACATTCTTGGCAGCGACCGACTTCCTCGACATCGAGCACGAGTTAGTCCGGGAGTTCACCGCCACTGTGATCGGCGACGCGAGCACCGGCCGAGAGAAGGCGAAGCGTCTCTTCGCCGCCGTTCGCGACCGGGTCTGGTATGACCCCTACACGGTGTCTGACGACCCTGCCCACTATCGCGCGAGCTTCGTCCTCGAGTCCGGGCGCGCCTATTGCGTCCCGAAGGCGGTGCTCTTGACCGCGGTGTGCCGTGCGGCGGGGATCCCTGCGGTGCTTGGCTTCGCTGACGTCCGCAATCACTTGCAGACAGACGCGTTGCGAGCGCTCATGGGTGGCACAGACCTGTTCGTCTATCACGGTTACAGCCTCCTCAATATCGACGGCCGGTGGTTGAAGGCGACGCCCGCGTTCAACACCGAGTTGTGTGCGCGTTTCGGTGTGCCGCCGGTGGATTTCGACGGCGATCGCGATGCACTACTGCACGCCTTTTCTGCCGACGGAGCCGAGCATATGGAGTACGTCCGCGAGCGGGGCGTCTACGACGACTTGCCGTTGAACGCGATCCTGGCCGAACTTCGCCGCACCTATGGGCCTCTTATCTTCAAGCGGCCCCAGGTGATCGCTGACGCTTTCACCGATACACCCGCCCACCGCACCCATCCCGACGGGATCGCCCGCGATCCCCATTCACCTACGGAGGTCCGATGA
- a CDS encoding cytochrome P450: MTYAIHLPLAKSRERLSSVLLAPLPSRVDVALLRASDQWPVRELAMPPAGSGLKPIRGTAGLPVLGHTLDYIRFGSSFTRARYQRFGPVSWMGAFGTKIVMVAGPDAMQEALTVKAKSFSQDGWAYLIDAFFHRGLMLMSFDEHRMHRRIMQEAFTRDRLTAYVDQLGPPLETGIPAWPAGQSTRIYPLLKGLTLDVATKVFMADRGGSEDTDAINDAFVAAVRAASSIIRFPLPGTRWRAGVRGRALLEDYFTFHLPAARSAQGEDLFAALCHARTADGQAFTDEDVVNHMIFLMMAAHDTSTITSTAAVYFLAKHPAWQERARAESDQLGGRRPTIDDLDALKTLDLVIKETLRLVAPVPIMMRKTIEDVEIAGHQIPENTLVAVAPAVNHFDESYWTDPDTFDPDRFTEPRHEDRNHRLGWIPFGGGVHKCIGLHFGTLEVKAILHHMLRTYTWTVPDQYEARWDNTSLPIPVDGLPIDLEHR; this comes from the coding sequence GTGACGTACGCCATCCATCTGCCGCTGGCGAAGAGTCGGGAGCGACTCTCGTCAGTCCTCCTGGCGCCACTGCCGAGCCGGGTCGATGTGGCCCTCCTGCGGGCCAGTGATCAGTGGCCTGTCCGTGAGCTGGCAATGCCCCCCGCAGGGTCGGGCCTCAAGCCGATCCGAGGGACCGCTGGTCTGCCTGTGCTCGGTCACACCCTGGACTACATCCGTTTCGGATCCAGCTTCACCCGGGCCAGGTACCAGCGATTCGGGCCCGTCTCATGGATGGGCGCCTTCGGCACGAAGATTGTGATGGTGGCCGGTCCAGATGCCATGCAGGAGGCGCTGACCGTCAAGGCGAAATCGTTCTCACAGGACGGGTGGGCGTATCTCATCGACGCCTTTTTTCACCGGGGTCTGATGCTGATGAGCTTCGACGAGCACAGGATGCATCGACGAATCATGCAGGAGGCGTTCACCCGCGACCGCCTGACCGCCTATGTGGACCAGCTCGGGCCGCCGCTCGAGACCGGTATTCCCGCGTGGCCAGCGGGCCAGTCCACACGCATCTATCCACTGCTGAAGGGCCTGACCCTTGACGTAGCAACGAAGGTCTTCATGGCGGATCGGGGTGGCAGTGAGGACACTGACGCCATCAACGATGCCTTCGTGGCGGCCGTGCGTGCGGCCAGCTCGATCATCCGTTTCCCGCTGCCGGGGACTCGGTGGCGGGCCGGAGTCCGTGGGCGTGCGCTCCTGGAGGACTACTTCACCTTCCACCTGCCGGCGGCGCGGAGCGCCCAGGGAGAGGACCTTTTTGCGGCGCTGTGCCATGCCCGCACGGCCGACGGTCAAGCTTTCACCGATGAGGACGTCGTCAACCACATGATCTTCTTGATGATGGCGGCACACGACACCTCGACCATCACCAGCACCGCTGCCGTCTACTTCCTCGCCAAGCATCCAGCTTGGCAGGAACGGGCTCGGGCCGAGTCCGACCAACTGGGCGGACGTCGCCCAACTATCGACGACCTGGACGCGCTGAAGACTCTCGACCTGGTGATCAAGGAGACGCTGCGGCTGGTGGCGCCCGTGCCGATCATGATGCGTAAGACCATCGAGGATGTCGAAATCGCCGGACACCAAATCCCCGAAAACACACTGGTAGCCGTGGCTCCGGCGGTGAACCACTTCGATGAGTCGTACTGGACCGATCCCGACACTTTTGACCCTGACCGCTTCACCGAGCCGCGGCATGAGGACCGGAATCATCGCCTCGGTTGGATCCCCTTCGGAGGAGGCGTGCACAAGTGCATCGGCCTGCATTTCGGCACTCTCGAGGTGAAGGCGATCCTGCATCACATGCTGCGAACCTACACTTGGACGGTCCCTGACCAGTATGAAGCCAGGTGGGACAACACCTCGCTCCCAATTCCCGTCGACGGATTGCCGATAGACCTGGAGCACAGATGA
- a CDS encoding NAD(P)/FAD-dependent oxidoreductase translates to MTTRRAVIVGGSHAGVQLAGSLRQEGWTDEITIIGEEAVLPYHRPPLSKAYLAGKQTLDELAIRSAEFYNKQEIQLVDATVEAIDRSAGLLSLSTGDEVPYDKLALCTGARPRRLPVPGVDLAGVYYLRSAADVEMIREESSPGRRVVIIGGGYIGLETAASLRALGLQVTVLEATERVLERVTAPEVSAFFDRIHRQEGVNIRTGALVEALSGDVRIREVFLSSGESIPADLVIVGIGVEPNTELAADAGLLVDNGVVIDGQSRTSDRNIMAAGDCASHDMARYGRRIRLESVPSAGEQAKVAAATICGKSKNIAALPWFWSDQYDLKLQIAGLNTGYDEVVLSGDPTRGREFTCFYLRAGELIAADCINRPRDFIFSKRAITQQLRISRAELVLAGSP, encoded by the coding sequence ATGACCACGCGGCGGGCCGTCATCGTCGGGGGCAGCCACGCCGGGGTCCAACTCGCCGGCAGTCTGCGCCAAGAAGGATGGACCGACGAGATCACCATCATTGGAGAAGAGGCGGTATTACCATACCACCGCCCTCCGCTGTCGAAGGCATACCTGGCAGGGAAGCAAACCCTCGACGAGCTCGCGATTCGCAGCGCCGAGTTCTATAACAAGCAGGAAATCCAACTCGTGGATGCAACGGTGGAGGCGATCGACCGTTCGGCTGGCCTGCTCTCACTGAGCACCGGCGACGAAGTGCCCTACGACAAGCTCGCACTGTGCACGGGCGCTCGCCCCCGTCGACTCCCCGTGCCCGGTGTCGACCTGGCCGGGGTCTATTACCTACGCTCCGCGGCGGACGTCGAGATGATCCGAGAGGAAAGCAGCCCGGGGCGCCGGGTCGTGATCATCGGCGGCGGATATATCGGACTGGAGACGGCCGCCTCGTTGCGTGCGCTGGGTCTGCAGGTCACTGTGCTCGAGGCTACCGAACGCGTCCTCGAACGGGTCACAGCCCCCGAGGTATCCGCGTTCTTCGACCGAATTCACCGACAGGAGGGCGTGAACATCCGAACAGGCGCGCTAGTCGAGGCCCTATCCGGAGACGTCAGGATCCGAGAGGTATTCCTGTCCAGCGGCGAATCAATTCCTGCCGACCTCGTCATTGTCGGCATCGGCGTGGAGCCGAATACCGAACTCGCCGCCGACGCGGGTCTGCTGGTCGACAACGGGGTCGTGATCGACGGCCAGAGTCGGACCAGCGACCGCAACATCATGGCCGCTGGGGACTGCGCCAGTCACGACATGGCCCGTTACGGCCGTCGCATACGCCTGGAATCTGTACCCAGCGCGGGCGAGCAGGCCAAGGTCGCTGCCGCGACCATCTGCGGGAAGTCAAAGAACATAGCTGCGCTTCCATGGTTCTGGTCGGATCAATACGATCTCAAGCTCCAGATCGCCGGTCTAAACACCGGCTACGACGAAGTCGTACTCAGCGGGGATCCTACCCGGGGCCGCGAATTCACATGCTTCTACCTCCGTGCTGGCGAGCTGATTGCCGCCGACTGCATCAATCGCCCCCGTGACTTCATCTTCAGCAAGCGGGCCATCACCCAGCAGCTTCGCATAAGCCGGGCAGAACTGGTGCTCGCTGGCTCGCCCTGA
- a CDS encoding cytochrome P450, which yields MKIPGAITAKVQSTIPMDLQIQGAHLYDKTRRWMTGTNGEKLFVERPIPPVEEVALADIDLSNPFLYRQGRWQSYFARLRNEAPVHYQPDSPFGPFWSVTRHADIVAVDKNHELFSAEPFIVIGAPPRFLDIEMFIAMDPPRHDAQRAAVQGVVAPKNLREMEGLIRSRVQEVLDDLPVDKPFDWVQNVSIELTARMLATLLDFPYEQRHKLVYWSDLATSLEQANGGPSDNDEVFPGMRDMARGLSALWHDKAARTAAGEQPGFDLITMLQSNENTKDLIDRPMEFLGNLVLLIVGGNDTTRNSMSGGVLALNRFPEQFAKLKANPDLIPNMCSEIIRWQTPLAYMRRVARADTVLNGQFIRKGDKVVMWYASGNRDERVFERPDDFIIDRSNARNHIAFGFGVHRCMGNRLAELQLRILWEELLPRFESIEVVEEPEYVQSNFVRGISKMMVRLTPKTSI from the coding sequence ATGAAGATTCCCGGAGCAATCACCGCCAAGGTTCAGTCGACCATCCCGATGGATCTACAGATCCAGGGTGCACACCTATATGACAAGACTCGCCGATGGATGACCGGAACGAACGGGGAGAAGCTCTTCGTCGAGAGGCCCATCCCGCCAGTCGAAGAAGTCGCGCTCGCTGACATCGACCTCAGCAACCCTTTCCTGTACCGCCAGGGACGCTGGCAGTCCTACTTCGCGCGCCTGCGAAACGAGGCCCCGGTCCACTATCAGCCAGACAGTCCGTTCGGTCCGTTCTGGTCCGTGACGCGGCATGCTGACATCGTGGCCGTCGACAAGAACCACGAACTCTTCTCCGCTGAGCCGTTCATCGTTATCGGGGCTCCGCCCCGTTTCCTCGATATCGAGATGTTCATCGCGATGGACCCGCCACGACACGACGCACAGCGGGCCGCTGTTCAAGGCGTGGTCGCGCCGAAGAACCTGCGCGAGATGGAGGGCCTGATTCGATCGCGCGTCCAAGAGGTGCTCGACGATCTACCCGTAGATAAGCCGTTCGACTGGGTGCAGAACGTCTCGATCGAACTGACCGCGCGGATGCTTGCGACCCTGCTGGATTTCCCGTACGAGCAACGTCACAAGCTCGTCTACTGGTCGGATCTCGCAACCTCGCTGGAGCAGGCCAACGGTGGGCCATCGGACAACGACGAGGTGTTCCCCGGCATGCGCGACATGGCGAGAGGTCTCAGCGCTCTCTGGCACGACAAAGCGGCCCGGACAGCCGCTGGGGAGCAGCCCGGATTCGATCTGATCACGATGTTGCAAAGCAATGAAAATACCAAGGACCTGATCGACCGCCCGATGGAGTTCTTGGGCAACCTCGTATTGCTGATCGTCGGAGGGAACGACACGACCCGGAACTCGATGAGCGGCGGCGTTCTTGCGCTCAACCGCTTCCCTGAACAGTTCGCGAAGCTGAAAGCGAACCCCGACCTGATCCCCAACATGTGCTCGGAGATCATCCGATGGCAAACTCCGCTTGCCTACATGCGCCGTGTCGCCAGAGCTGACACCGTTCTTAACGGGCAGTTCATCCGCAAGGGCGACAAGGTAGTGATGTGGTACGCCTCGGGAAACCGCGACGAGCGAGTATTCGAACGCCCCGACGATTTCATCATCGACCGGTCAAACGCCCGCAACCACATAGCCTTCGGCTTCGGTGTTCACCGCTGTATGGGCAACCGGCTCGCCGAGCTGCAGCTGCGGATCCTCTGGGAGGAGCTACTTCCTCGCTTCGAAAGTATCGAGGTTGTCGAGGAGCCCGAGTACGTGCAGTCCAACTTTGTGCGGGGCATCAGCAAGATGATGGTCCGTCTCACCCCGAAAACTAGCATATGA
- a CDS encoding 2Fe-2S iron-sulfur cluster-binding protein, translated as MAVVTFVSHDGEKHEAPIEEDQSLMQVATNNAVPGVDGDCGGEAACGTCHVVVDPQWIEQVGRSGADEEEMLAMNPERQPTSRLSCQMMASTAWDGLIVHLPEFQM; from the coding sequence ATGGCAGTTGTCACTTTTGTCTCCCACGACGGCGAGAAGCACGAGGCGCCGATCGAGGAAGACCAGTCGCTGATGCAGGTCGCGACCAACAACGCTGTGCCCGGCGTCGACGGGGACTGCGGAGGCGAAGCTGCCTGCGGCACCTGCCATGTGGTTGTCGATCCGCAGTGGATCGAGCAGGTCGGACGTTCCGGCGCCGATGAGGAGGAGATGCTCGCGATGAACCCCGAGCGCCAGCCGACCTCCCGGCTGTCGTGCCAGATGATGGCATCGACGGCCTGGGACGGCTTGATCGTCCACCTACCCGAGTTCCAGATGTAA